The sequence AACCATGCTGGGTATTTAAAAACACCCTCAATAACGGTATAATGTAATGTTAGTTATCTTTATGCCTACCTTGTACTAACCTCATGCCTTTTTGTGACTAGTAATTTGGTATAACCCTACATCCAAGAGCTACCAAAAATTGTCCCTGTCGCCTTGCAACCACCAATAAAATTACCAGAGTAATGTAAATAAACATTGCCTACCCTTTTTTCAGTAACTTCTTCCATACAGTAATACAGTAACTTCTTCCATAAGCTTTCTGTAATTACACCTAATGCTTGTCTCTTGTTTGGCCAATAAGCAATGGGTGGTCTCCAGCAATACTGGCACTGTCACATTCTATTCATTTGCTCATCACAGATACAGCGGTTCTGCAGTTCTGATTATATGAATTGTGCTttggtaaaaataaattttaaaaagttttccaTATTGCTATCCAATTGTCAGTCATAATTACTTACATTTTTTCTCATGCCCATACTGGATCAAGACAAAATaataatgcctttttttttttctctcttcttattGCTATTCCTGGTACCTCCCATTAGGAATCTTGTTCTGGATATTTTgttgaatttaattttctggtAGCAAGAACTTAGGAATCTCTTCAATTAATATGCCCCTGCTAACAGAACTGTTaataacttttctttaaaaaaattactagaaACCTTGACTTTAAGAAAAAATGTACTGATACTTTACATCTACCCCAGAAAAAGTTCTTATCTGACTCTCACAGTTTCATATTGAAGCTGCTGTTTTCCCTTTGCCATAAAACGTCCAGCTTCAATGGATTGGGTTAGAGGAGGTGAATGAAAAGTGAATGAACCAAATAAGGTTTTAGCAGAGTTTTGTACATACTGAAAACCTCCAAAGTATCTTCAGAATACCTATGATTAAGCATTAATCAAGAGTTATGAGTTTCTACTGAGTAAGTacacaacaaaaagcaaagagTTAACAGCACAATGATCTATGTGATCACCAAAGTGTGTGTCCTATTTATAAACAGGCCTAAGTAGACCTGCTATTTACAAGGTATCTcaacagaaaaggaattttattttccaagtcCAAAAGACATCCAGAGACAGAAAGCTTTAGTTTTGTGTTGTCAAGATGGCTGTTGTCTGAAAACCGCTCTGGTGAAGCAAAGGTACTAACTCTCAGGATTGCAAAGGTCCTGAAACCTGCCTTGCTTTGAGAAATACTCCCAGAAGAGTAGCAATTTCAAAGTGGAAAATACCTGCTACAAGTCCAAAAGAGTGATTCTTCTCAGACCAACTCTCCTTGTGCCCTCATGAAAAGTTCAACACAGGGGCAGTGCCACTTCAAACACTTCAAAATTGCCACTGCAGGTGCTACTGATGTCCTACTTGTGATGTGCCAGCTCAAAGAGTCAAAGTTCTTAATAGTATTCACTGTCAACAGGGAGTATGCCACAGACAAAAAACCACACCATTCCAGAAAATACCTTCTTCCTTTTGCAGCTCCTCTGTTCCATGGCAGTACTGTCAAACAGTAGCAGACtaggttaagaaaaaaaaattcaaactcaCACTTTCAAAGGCAGAAAGATACTTGTTAAGAACATGAAGATCAGATCTTACTATTCTACAGATTTTGCTCTGTCCTGTTAGCATCTCCACATTCAAAAGAAAACGCGATACATCCAGTTTTGGTCAGTAAAGTGTCCGTTTAATAAACTCCTTAACCATATTTCTCACCCCCTTCTTCCCCTGTAAAATTTCAATTCGCACTTAAGCAGATGACACAATCTGATGGCGTACaacttcagtttttaaatttctgctcTTAATGCTAAGAGTATCAGGGGCTAGTATTTGACAAAATTACAGAGAAGTCAGATGTGCCCATGCAAAAGAAGCCGATCTTTATATACAGTCCctattttttcttataaatttaaatattttaaaaaatgtattttcaaaacGTATAAAGTTCAGGGAATACCCCAAAtgtatcttaaaataaaatgctttctgGTTTCAAAGGTTATTTCAACAATGAAGACTAAATTGCACCAGATAAAAGGCACTTGTGCTGTGTGATGTCTTAGGCAAGTATATGTTAGTTTCATAACAGTGTCTTGAATTCATGCAGCTGTCTCTGAGCATCAAGCATCATTAAAGCAGCCAAAAGAGATCATGAGTAAACTTGATTCCACAGTTGTAAAAACATACAGCATTGTGCTCTGTCTTTGACTCTAGAATCAAACACTACTGAAAAACTGCTGTCATTCACATGGGAATTCAAACTACATTTCATTCTCTCATAAATTACAAAAAGTATGTCATTGAATTATGAAACTAAACCACCAGTGAACAGCTCAGTGTTCAAATAGTTTGTGCCACTGAAAGTCTGTATTTATAAACAAGCTAGGGACTAGTTATTCAAGGAGCAGTGCATTGTATTTTCAATTTCCATTTCACTGTTGAGATAAAAGCGCAGTCCTATTTGCCTTCATCTTCTCCAGCCTTTTCATTAAATGGCTATTGGTCATCTCCATTTCTTCTATCTTATCCAGTGCTGTTCTTAactacaaaatgaaaaaaagttattatCACTTTAGTTTATTTGGACCTTGTGCTGTTCTCAAGGTTGGTAAGAGGAATAAAAGTATTATGTTTCATAAGAGTGCCACAGAAGTTAAGATATAACTTCCATTACTGCAGGCAGATGAAACAGAATGaaactgttaaaaataattgtgaaGCAACTGAAACATGAAGTATATTCATTCTAAAAGATCTAGGTGCCTGCAGCCTCCCATTACATTAAAGAAATTTACCTAGAGCAAGGTAAAGTATTCTCCACCATTATTACTTGCATACAGATACGTATTCCCATCACAGGTAGCAGGCATCATGCTAGTGATGCAGCAGCTCTTAAGCAAGAATGATCAACAGCTCAGTTAAATACAGCTTCTTCCCAGAATCCTGtgagatcccagctggaaaattCCCAGGCTGTCACTTGACATAGGGACCACTCATCTCTCTAGCAATATTTTGTAGGActactttaaaatattacaaGCTAtcacatttagaaaaaaacacaacTTAGATGCTTCCTTTCAAGGAAGTACAGCAGTGAATCGTAGTTAGCATTACTGTAACATTCTAGATGTCTTCTGAATGCTATATTGAGACTTGAAGGtcatcttaaaaaaacaattaaaagatGTAATCAAAGATTACAAAAAGTCAGAGCTTGGAGGCAAAAGACAGAGCAGCTTAAGACAGAAAGGAACATATAGCTGGAAAAGAAACCAAGTTAGTTACCTCTCGCTGAAGCTTCCTTTTTTCAGCTTTAAGTTCATCTTCtactttttctgcattttctgctgcacTTTTATACCTTGCAACCTGTCCCTCAAGTCGTCCAATCTGCAAACCCAAACAACACAAAAGGAATATAACTCAGATGTTCCACCTGGAGTTCACCTGCCACCAGCTGCTCTTCCAAAGACACAGCTGAGAAGACACAGAAGGTTAAAGAACtaagcagagagagaagaatTGGAATACAAAAAATCAAGAATTGGGAAACACATGGGATTAAAAATGAAAGTGGAAAGTTGAAAAGCAGAAACTGTATGAAAAGATGTAAAATAGAAAGCAGACTGTTATCAGGACATGATGAAAGAGGTCTTGAGCCCAAGCAGAGTTCAGCAGTAAGGAGAGGACTTGAGACAAATCCTGATTGCAACCTGCAGATGCTAAAACCCACTGGCTGGATTGTTCTATGTACAGCTCCCTGCTACCCCTAAATCCACATGATAGGCTACTAGACTGAATCTGTGCAAAAGACAAAAGATACGCATCTGTGATTTAAATTACCATCTTTCATTTAATTCTTTAAGTAATAAGCTGTAATTCCgttcctaaaataaaaaagtatggCAGATTATAAAGAAGAATTGAAGCTACTAGTACAAGAAAACCAATCTATGTAACTTAATGACTAGTAAGAAAGTTGTACTGTGGAAGATACAAAATTTACTCTCTAAAGTGAGAGTTATATCTCTACAAAAACAATCACACTTTGTAAGTCAATAACATGATTTTATAGCTCAGCACCATAAGATTTTATCTTATGGTTAGGCTGTGCATAGGTACTTAATTGCAGTGCCCAGGTATTTAATTGcaggaaatatgaaaaaatgtgGTGTCATTCTATGCAAACTAAATACCAAACAGTAAATCAAATTATGAAATGTGCTTTCATGGTTTTTGTTGAAAAAAGTATTGCAAAAGTGTGCAGTGTAataacaaacatgaaaaaagatACTTACATTTTGTTCCAAAGTAGTTATATCTTGTTCAGCTTTTGAAAGCTTAAATTTGTATTCACTAATTTGTCTGTTGGCATCTCCTAGACAAAAATTGACATGAATATATTAGTCAAAGCAACTCTTTAACtcccttttaaataaaattcattaaaagACCATTTTATTGGGAAGCCCATAGCCAGGATCATAAAGAGGTAAATGTTCTTTCAGCAATCTACAAGagtatggaaaaagaaataattttcttgtatTTAGAGAACACAACTACTGTCTCTATAAAGTGGGCATTAAATTTCAGGTGCACCAATGAGATACACACCTTTTAAAACACGTTTAGATCAGCAAACTAATTCCTTAGAGAACAGAATCAACATAATAATCAACACACACTGCAAAATGCCAGACCACAGTAAACATTCAGCAGCATTCAGCTTAGACATTTGTACTGATATTTGAATAAGGAGCACAAGGCTTGAGCCTGACAAACTCTAAGGAGCTTTGCAAATTACTTTGGTGTAACATTTGAGTCCTCATATTGCCAGTGCTTTCTTCATGTTCATTATACACAAGCCTACTAAATGACAGTCTGTCAAACAAGTTTCCAGCTGAATAGCTTGCTTGAAATGAAAAGCATCTTATGCTTCTATGAAGCAACACTAAATATTAAGTTAAagaaattttcatgtttttcttcagGACAGTAGTCTTCTAGATTAGGTTTCTATATCAAAGATTGAACAAAATCATCCCATAGAATatgtactttaaaaaatcttatCTGAAATTCTGTTGTCTAAAAATTGCATCCAAGTAGTGTCACCCACTCTAGGCATGGTTATCAACTGAAAAATAACTTCCCAGGATGTTGTTCTTCAACACTGAAAGAGGCAGATTTTGAAGGTATCCTGCAGTAAGAATTCCATGCAAGGACATATACCAACAAAAACCTATCTGCTCAACAATACAGTCACTCATACCACTAGTGCACAACAAGAGGAGCTGGAAGTCCTCTCTGCAAGAAGAATAACTTTGAACAGTAACCATATACCTACTTTGCATTTCAATTAGCTGCAAGTCAGAGCCATTCTCCAAGTCTATTGTATCTGGATTCATGCTATCACTTTTAGAGTATTTCTGTCGTTCCTCTTCTAACTGCATCTTCAGTTTTCTAACCTGAAAAAGGAAGTgtttctttatgaaaaaaagaCTCCCAGAAGTTCAGTAGTTGTGTATGTAAATGTTCAACGGTAAAAAGGCAGAGTAGTCCTGAGATGCCACTGGCTGAGAAGGTTCTGTAAACAAGAATAGCAGAGCGATGTAGGGGAGTCAGTCCCTGAGGTCTGTGGCTGTAGAGCCATCCCCATCACTGGGCAAGTGCCCTCTGCATGTCAATGCACAACCCAAGCCCACCAGCTTGGTCAGTACTGCAGGGATTTCTGCACAGTGCAGGAGCACCTTGTAACTAACACAGCTCACTTTTCagaggaggagatggcattAAACTCCGTTTATGGATTTCTTCTACTGTGTATCTTTCCCACTCTAAACACACACAAAGATATTGAACACTATCCTAGTGAGTTTACAGACAATAATCCATGGCTTTTTCAGGGGATCCTCTCTCATACTCCCCCTGGAAACAATGGTCCTAGGCAAGTCTGTAGTGCACATTAGCCTTCAATAGTTCCGATTCATGCTACAGCAGCTGGCTCTCAGTTTTTCCAGTAGTCAGGGAACATGGATTTCTCAGCTATGTGCCCGGCGTATGGACATTATGAAAGAAGTAGGAGCTATTTTTTGGACATTCTTATAAAAATATTGTTCTACAGATCAGCAGTATGTGAGTTAACTTGCAAAACCCCCATTCATGATACAAATCAAATATATGAtcagtgattttaaaattatacagTGATAAATATGTGCTTAAATATTTCTATACatttaatattataatttattgGCAGTCCAAAAAAGTATCTATACTATAATTAAGGTTCATTCACAGCAAACCCAAATCTTGACAAAAATTTGCAATGTCTTCAACTAAAAGAGCAAAAACTGTAGTATTCTTAACAATTGCTCAATGGCTATATATTTGCTTGAGTCCTTTCTTCTCAAAACAGAGCTGTATTTAAACaccattattttaatattaattttctctgaGTTACCAAAATAATCAATGAAATAGTATCACTGAgcaattttgaagaaaatgccACTTGAGTTTATGAGAATGTAATTGTACTGACTTTAATATTTCGGCATAAGACAATTGtgcagataaaataaataaaataaaaaataaaagaaaaagctttaagGATATGCACTAATAGTAATGTCAGGAACAAGTTAGATATCAGCTAACCAGATagtgaaatgaaatttctttaCCCACCAAGATCAAAATCCCATGGATAAGGACAACAGCAAGAGGAATTGCTAATTTCTTATAGTCAGTGAGGTAAAATGagtatttcattttgctttagTGATTACATATCTGATTAAGCACCTTTGTGCTTAACAGTTGTTTATTACTTACATATAAATAGTCTGCAAAATGATACACAAGGGTCTACTTCTGAAATGAGTAACTTATTTTACCTGGGAGAGtaattcctccttttctccagccaGTTTTCGTAGCCTGATATCTAAAACCAAAGAATCTaattaaaaatcagagaaatCTGTAACTAAGAATATGTTTTTCATAACTTTTTTGGTCCATTCCAAATGAAATGCTTATCAAGGCTAATAGCGCTGGGACTGCAAAACTTTGATATCTCACTAATAACACAAAAAACTTCAGTTAAtagcagaaaaagggaaaaatacatCATTCACAATGTTTATTAGTATAACAATTCTAAAAGCAAGACATCAGAGTTTATAAAATAGCAAAAGAGTTTAGCAAATATTTCTACTTAGTCAAAAGATCAGTAATGACTACAAGCCATTACTACAATCAAGCAACACTGTGCTAAGACTAGAGCAGCTCCCTCAGAAATTGTAACTTTGACAGAAATGAAGCATAATAACATTTGTACTGGGAGGCTACAGCAGAAATATGTATCAAGTCTAATTTCTgtcaatataaaaatatgtaactattatatattatgtacaAGTATAATTCAATTAtatagagggtttttttctacaTGTTAACAGAGTTTTACAGAGGATTGACCTTGCATGCAAGAACTTGCTCAACCTAAAGATAAAAGCAAGTTAGAGTAACTTAAACCAGAAACCCCCAATTAGGGTGTCTGTTGTCCCTATCattttttgaatgcttttaaaacttctttttctaaTGAATGTGATGGAAGACTGCACTTGATGTTCTTTCGTTGATTACGTATACTTctaaagaattattttcatgAAACATAATGGAAAACATACTAATCCAAAAAACAACGCTTTTAAGCAAGATTAAAACAGAAACTGGACCAAGAGAACTAATCCATTTCAAACATCTAAGCAcgtattattttttcttactcaGAAGACAGATACGTCTGTCTTTTTActcagaacaaacaaaaaattaaaatctatcCTGAAAGTTGTGTAAGCATATATTCCAGAAGCATCACAGGTGCTTGCACCTGCAAATGTAAGTCACACTCACTGTGAATGAGAAGAAACAAAGCCCTCAAAAACTCTATAAAGTATGCTACGATACTTTTACCTAGTGGTCCTTCTCCTGCAGACTCCAAGACCTGAGCAGCTTCCTGGGACACAACTGTTATTGTACCAACCACTGATTCATGGTTTAGATCACCATTTGGTGTGCCATCTGGAATTATAACTAATCCATGTTtctaaaaatgcaaaacaaaaaaaacttgtCATACAACAGAAGTGCTAAAATATAAATCAACAGATAAGTTTTTAAAGAGCTTTTCAAGTTCAGTGAAACAATTACAATGATACGGACCATTTTTCCTACCCTAAGGTCAGGTTTTCAGAGCGCACAAGAATAGCAACtattcttcctcctttttaCTGACCTTGATTTcatgccccattcctggattTGTTACTGTAAAGTAACTACTACCAACATACCTGTCCTCTCTTCATTGTTTCCTTCAGGTCAGCCAACTCCTCTCTGAGCTCATCTCGCTCATTCTTAATGCAGTCAAAGTaatctttctgtctttctaGGGCCTGGGCTCAGGCAGATAGCAAGAAAAAGAATGGCACAGAGAAAAAGCATATGACAGACAGCAGAAAGATTTTCTACAAGTAAATGCAAATAGCTCAATACAAATAAAGAAATTAGAAGTGCTTTTAAATATGTAGTAACATACATCTCTGATAACTGCCTTCTACAAGTTGCATATCTAACTTCATGCTGCATTtgttattacttttttttccagacaagTCTTAgattttttaagggtttttttattcagtGAATTCTATTTTTTAGTAAATTTTGATAAACTAAATTGAGTACCAAAAGAGTGATTCTTCTTCATACAGGCACTCTGcagcaagaaataaaacttgCTGAAACTCAAATGACAAAGATCCTAAAACATTACATCTATTGAATTAatttctctgccttttataAGGTACAGAAGTAGAAATCATACCTCATGGAAGACCTTGAATGTATCCACTCATGAATAGTAGTTTATTTACTAGTTGCTTATGGGTTACAAGACCATTTGCTAAACCCAAAGCAATcagttttagagaaaaaaaaaagcagcaaacaccagTAGCACTATTTTAGACAAAAAAGTATGGCAGCTAGAATGTGGGTGTAGGTAGGTGTGCCTAACTAAGCTGGAGAGGTTACTGGCAGTTAGTTGGACACTTCTACTTGACTGGCCAGCATGCAATACTGCacgcattaaaaaaaatcctcaccACATAGCAACTGCCAAAGCATACCGACATTTTGGCCAAGAAACTGATCCAACTAAACCCTATGCTATGCATGAATGTGTAGGAATAGACTGATATAATGAAAGAAATGAAGGTGTACACATTTGTACTGTACTTGCCTCATGTAACTTCAGTATGctgaattttaataataatcTAGAATCTGCATACTAGagcaatattttaaagcattacCAAGTTTCAACAGAAAATTCTGACAAGTGCTGTTGCACTTGATTTATTCATATGTAAatgtaacatttaaaataaaagtaattcaACATGAGTGAAAACAGTAGCTGacatcttaatttaaaaatctgtaagaTGTCCTTTTATTTCCTAGCACACACTAGATCTCTAACTACATTATAAATAGCATGAAGAACCTTAACCATTACACAATTTTGTGCTCTACTTGAAAGACACATacatctttttaattttttaagaacAGCGGAAGAGATGGAAAGGGAAGTAAGCTCACCACTTGAGAGAAtggacacagcagcccagaatCACAGACAGAGATTGTGTGTACTTGAGAGTGTCCTGTGATGATGCTGACCCTCCCCAAACATATTTTCTATCCTTACCCCCGAATAACACAAGTGTTGGAAATCAGAAAATTCTGTTGGGGGAGGAAGTGAAACTGATACAACTATGTATTTCTATGTATGTAGATCTAAGTAATCATTATTCAAAACCAGTAAAAATCCTAATGTTTGTACACTCAGGGTTTAATTTAAAATGACATGGATTTTGCAGAAAATCTAACTCCGCAATTCTTCTGTTGGGGCAGGAAACAGAAATCAGGACAACAAAGTTCTGCAGACAGATTTTACCATACTTATATAAGCAAAATCTGATAATGTGCCAGAATCCAGAGATGTTTGTAATCctttttcctaaatattccAAAAATTTAAGTAACTTTTATACCAAATTCAGAGCTGCCATTACTAAATGAAAAGTTGGAGCCACTAAACAGTGGACTGTATATTTCAGGAATATAACCCAACACTGTAACTCAGTGTCCTCAAATTGATCTAATTTAAGATCAAATATAACCACAAATTTCAAGCACTGCAGAAATAGGACAACATAAGAAGGCAGGTGTAAAACAAACTTGTgctattttgttctgtttgcctccttttcttttcctgaaacagCTAAAATATCTTATATACATTGTAAATTTAGGTTACAATTTTAGTTTTAAACTACATTGTGAAGCTTTGCAGAGACATCTAAAGCTGGAATAGATTAAAAATTAGCAGTAGGAGGAAGAAAGGCTCAAAGACTGTGAGCTAAGAAAAGTATGTAAATATTTATAGGTATGAGAAAGAAATGAGcagcatttttacattttcttttctaagagAGTTCAAttctgagaatttaaaaaaaaaactaactaGAAAAATAACCAGTTATGGTATTTACAAGAACACAAACTTGCAGAGCAATTTTGACTAAAGGAAAATACATCTATCTTTCTTGTCATTCTGGCTGGTAGGTATATTTGAATATCAGATATACTCATACTGATTCTGGCAATGTATTTGAGAGTGCACAAAAATATTGCACAAATTGAGACGGTACAATATACAAATGTGAAAAGTAAGTATGGAAAGAATAGGGtaaattaaagataaaaagCTTTCAGAAGAATGTTCAGAGAACTTTTGTATGATGAAATTTTTTTGTGATGGAagagaaagactgaaaaatgaaaaaaaataagacagCCTAGTTTTTGAACTGGCCACCACCAATTAAAAGGCAGCTTTTCAAGGTGACTTGAACTCCagcaaataaaacaattttcaaagaaatctgcaTGTATTGAAATATGGTATAAAATTCAGGTAGAGAGAAATGACCCCTGAGCTGTCAAGAGGCAGACAATTCCTTTTTAAAGACTTTCCAACTCCCTATTGCCACCAGGCCATGTACTTGTGTCCCTGAACAGCCTCAAGTTCAAAGACATGTAGTCATCACCGATGGTCAGGCTGACTCAGTTCTGTGCCTTCTGCCTGCCCAGAAGCAAAGCTGACAAACCCTGCCTGACCTACATTAGCTGCATAGGATCAGCATGGTTCTTTCTGTACCACCCTCCTTCCTACACAGGAACCTCACGGATGCTTCTCAAAAGGTCACTTACAACCACTGTTTCAATTATGATTCTCAATACCTGTACTATTTCATGTGTCATTATCAGGAAACTAGTTTGGTTCAGTGTTGC comes from Zonotrichia leucophrys gambelii isolate GWCS_2022_RI chromosome 2, RI_Zleu_2.0, whole genome shotgun sequence and encodes:
- the LRRFIP2 gene encoding leucine-rich repeat flightless-interacting protein 2 isoform X4, with translation MGTPGSGRKRTPVKDRFSAEDEALSSIAREAEARLAAKRAARAEARDIRMRELERQQKELEEKSEKSHSEIFSRPSSRNSVSAAPQSGNSSRRGSGDASSFMDPDASLSELRDSLAEVEEKYKKAMVSNAQLDNEKNNLIYQVDTLKDVIEEKEEQIAEFYRENEEKSKELERQKHNCSVLQHKLDELKEGLRQRDELIEALERQKDYFDCIKNERDELREELADLKETMKRGQKHGLVIIPDGTPNGDLNHESVVGTITVVSQEAAQVLESAGEGPLDIRLRKLAGEKEELLSQVRKLKMQLEEERQKYSKSDSMNPDTIDLENGSDLQLIEMQRDANRQISEYKFKLSKAEQDITTLEQNIGRLEGQVARYKSAAENAEKVEDELKAEKRKLQRELRTALDKIEEMEMTNSHLMKRLEKMKANRTALLSQQ
- the LRRFIP2 gene encoding leucine-rich repeat flightless-interacting protein 2 isoform X3; its protein translation is MGTPGSGRKRTPVKDRFSAEDEALSSIAREAEARLAAKRAARAEARDIRMRELERQQKELEEKSEKSHSEIFSRPSSRNSVSAAPQSGNSSRRGSGDASSFMDPDASLSELRDIYDLKDQIHDVEGRYMQGLKELKDSLAEVEEKYKKAMVSNAQLDNEKNNLIYQVDTLKDVIEEKEEQIAEFYRENEEKSKELERQKHNCSVLQHKLDELKEGLRQRDELIEALERQKDYFDCIKNERDELREELADLKETMKRGQKHGLVIIPDGTPNGDLNHESVVGTITVVSQEAAQVLESAGEGPLDIRLRKLAGEKEELLSQVRKLKMQLEEERQKYSKSDSMNPDTIDLENGSDLQLIEMQRDANRQISEYKFKLSKAEQDITTLEQNIGRLEGQVARYKSAAENAEKVEDELKAEKRKLQRELRTALDKIEEMEMTNSHLMKRLEKMKANRTALLSQQ
- the LRRFIP2 gene encoding leucine-rich repeat flightless-interacting protein 2 isoform X2 — encoded protein: MGTPGSGRKRTPVKDRFSAEDEALSSIAREAEARLAAKRAARAEARDIRMRELERQQKELEEKSEKSHSEIFSRPSSRNSVSAAPQSGNSSRRGSGDASSFMDPDASLSELRDSLAEVEEKYKKAMVSNAQLDNEKNNLIYQVDTLKDVIEEKEEQIAEFYRENEEKSKELERQKHNCSVLQHKLDELKEGLRQRDELIEANQRMQENIDSITKEVFDLQETINWKDKKIGALERQKDYFDCIKNERDELREELADLKETMKRGQKHGLVIIPDGTPNGDLNHESVVGTITVVSQEAAQVLESAGEGPLDIRLRKLAGEKEELLSQVRKLKMQLEEERQKYSKSDSMNPDTIDLENGSDLQLIEMQRDANRQISEYKFKLSKAEQDITTLEQNIGRLEGQVARYKSAAENAEKVEDELKAEKRKLQRELRTALDKIEEMEMTNSHLMKRLEKMKANRTALLSQQ
- the LRRFIP2 gene encoding leucine-rich repeat flightless-interacting protein 2 isoform X6, translating into MGTPGSGRKRTPVKDRFSAEDEALSSIAREAEARLAAKRAARAEARDIRMRELERQQKELEEKSEKSHSEIFSRPSSRNSVSAAPQSGNSSRRGSGDASSFMDPDASLSELRDSLAEVEEKYKKAMVSNAQLDNEKNNLIYQVDTLKDVIEEKEEQIAEFYRENEEKSKELERQKHNCSVLQHKLDELKEGLRQRDELIEKHGLVIIPDGTPNGDLNHESVVGTITVVSQEAAQVLESAGEGPLDIRLRKLAGEKEELLSQVRKLKMQLEEERQKYSKSDSMNPDTIDLENGSDLQLIEMQRDANRQISEYKFKLSKAEQDITTLEQNIGRLEGQVARYKSAAENAEKVEDELKAEKRKLQRELRTALDKIEEMEMTNSHLMKRLEKMKANRTALLSQQ